The Sphingomonas naphthae nucleotide sequence GATCGATGGGCGGAGTGGGGGGAGAGCGGCGGGCCCCCCGCCCTCAGATTTCCAGTTCGAACTGCACGCCGATCGTGCGCGGGCGGAGGCGGTCGGCATAATCGTTCACCGGCTGGGGACCGACGCGGCGGACACGGCCGTAATCGTCGGTGATGTTGTCGGCGAAGAGGGAGACGTTCCAGCCCTTAGTGGACGTGAGCTTGATCTCGGTGTCCACCTTGGTCGTGTTGTTGCCGTACAGCAGGGTGAACCCCGACGTATTGTAGATCTTCGACATGTGGGTGAGCGCGGTCGACAGGCGCAGGCGGAAATCTTCGGATACCGCGAAAGCATAACCGGCCTGGGCCGTCGCGGTCATCTTCGCCGATTCGGGCAGCCTGGACGATTTGCGGAACAGCACCGCCGTGCCCGAGATGATGTCCTGATCGAATTCGAGATTGTTCACGCTGATCGTGCCACCGAAATCGAAGCCGCGTGCCGGGCGCACGGTGACCGCGAGATCGGCGCCTAGGCCGCTTGCCGAGCCCGAGTTGATCGCCTGGTTGACGCCGAACTGACCCGCCGGCGTCTGGACGATGACGTTGAGGACCTGAACCGTGTCCTTCCAGTCGATATAGTAAAGCGCGGTGTCGAACTCGAACAGGCCGTCGGCAAGGCGCCCCTTCGCGCCGATCTCGTAATTGTGGAGGCGATCGGGCCGCACGGATTGGGCGGCATTGGTGATCCGCAGGACTTGGCCGTTCTGGCTGAAGCCGCTGCGGAAGCCTTGCGAATAGCTGGCGTAGAGCGACAGCGCCGTGTTCGGCCGGAACGCGATCACGGCGCGCGGCGTCACGGCGTCGAAATTCTCGCGCCGATCCGGGAGCAGCGGCCCGGCGACCCAGTAGGAAGTTTCGTGGTAGCTAGTCTTGTCCTTGAAGTAGCGCAGCCCGCCCGTCACCGTCAGCCGATCGTCGAGGAACTTGCGGCTGATCTCGCCAAACACGGCGTAAGACTTCGATCCATAATCGAAATCCAGGGTCAGGCCTGAGAAGAGCGTATCGAAATTCTGCCGCTGATTGTCCTGCGCATCGCGGTAGATGCCGCCGATCGACCATCCCCACGGGCCGTCATTGCTCGAAACCGCGCGAACCTCCTGCGACCACAATCTGGCCCCCAACTCGGTCAGATGGCGGGCGCCACCGACGGGCGCGTCGATGATGCTCGAATTCTTGAACTTGATGTGGCTGGTGGCGCTGAGGAGCGAGAAGGTCGGGAAGTCGTAGGAGACCGTCAGCCCGTAAGCGTCGAAATCGGTGCTGGCCGGCTGGCGGAAGCGGGCGAGCCAGGTCTTGTCGTCACGCGAATTGTTCGATGAGCCGATGTCGTTACGGTTGATCCAGATCAGGCCCTCGACATTCAGATTGTCGACCGGCTCGGCATTGGCCTTGAGCCGCAGGTTCTTGGTCTTGCTGTCGTTGACATTCTTGATGCCGGGGATCGGCAGGTCGATCCAGCCCGCATAGTCCGAATAGCCGCCGACCGCGCGCACGGCGAGGCGGCCCGGCACGATCGGGATGTTGACCGCCACGTCGCCGCGCAGATTGTCGCCGCCGTAGCGCGTGCTCGATGCCGAGCCGCGCGCCTTGAGCTGAAATTCGTTGAGGTTTGCATCCCGCGTCAGGACGCGGACCACGCCGTTGAGCGCGCTGGAGCCGTAGAGCGTACCCTGCGGGCCGCGCAGGATTTCGACGCGCTCCATGTCATAGGCATTCGCGTCCGGCGACACGGGGAAGCGGGCAAAGGCGAAGGGGATTTCATCGAGATAATAGCCGACGACGCTGCTGCCGTTGAACAGTGACGGGTTGGACGAGACGCCACGGACCGAGAATTTGGTCATGCCGCCCTGGAAGGAGTTATAACTCGTGATGCCGGGCACCGCGCGGAGCGCGTCGTTGACGCTTAGCACGGCGCTGGATTCGAGTGCGACGCCACCGAGAGCCGTCACGGATGCCGGAACATTCCGCAGCGATTCCGAGCGTTTCTGGGCAGTGACGACGATCTCCTGCACCGGGAGCTCGCCATTGGCTGGCGCCGCAGGGGTGGCCGAGGTCTGGGCCAGAGCGGGGGCCGCCAGCAGCGTGGCGCCCGCCGTGGAGCACAGCCAGAGTGAAATCCTGTTCTTCATCGCATCCCTCCCGGATTGCCGAGCTTGTTCTCTTTGCGGGGCAGGGCGGCATGCGCCGTTCTCCTGCCTTGGCCGGCCTATCACCACAGACCGGCCGGGTCGGGCAAATGCCTAGTCTTCCCGGCCTATTCCTGCCGGGAATGGCGAATTCGAGCCATGAAAGAAGGGGATGGGGCTTCGCTAAAAGGAATTGGACGCCGGGTCCCGCCGTGCCCCAGATCGAAGCCCGAAGATCAGGTCGGGCCAGCGTCCGCCCGACCCTGACAGCGGGCGAGCATCGCCCGCCGATGCGAAGCGCGAGGGGCGGGCCGACCGGTCGCCAGCCGCCTTCGATGGCTTGTGGAGAGGGCATTGATGAAGGTTTCCGACGTCGTCGCCGCCGCCTTGCAGCGGCATGGCATCAGCCTGTTCTTCGGGCAGAGCAATCCGATCTCGTTCAGCATCTCGGCCGAAGAGGCGGGGATGCGCCAGATTTTCTACCGCACGGAGAATGCCGGCGGCGTGATGGCCGATGGCTATTCGCGGATCACCCGCAAGATCAGCGTTCTCGTCGCGCAAAACGGCCCGGCCGCGACGCTCGCGGTCGCGCCGATGTCGGAGGCGTTGACGGCATCGCTGCCGATGTTGGTGCTGGTGCAGGAGGTTCCGGCGTCGCTCAGGGATCGCAACGCCTTTCAGGAACTCGATCACTTCGCTTTGTTCGCGGGCGTCTCGAAATGGGTGCGCCGCCTCGACGACCCGGCTCGGGCGGACGATTATGTCGATCTGGCGATCACGGTCGCTAATTCGGGGCGCCCCGGCCCCGTGGTGCTGCTGCTCCCCCGCGACGTCCTCGACATGGAGGCGAAGCCGGCGCGGTTCGCCCGTTCGCGGAGCAGCGGTACATTTCCGCTCGATCGCACGCGGCCTGATCCCGAAAGCGTCCGCGCCGCCGTCGATGCGCTCGCCACCGCGCGATCGCCGCTGATCGTGGCGGGCGGCGGCGTCCATCTGTCGGGGGCCGCGCAGGAATTGCAGCGGCTGGCCGAGATCGGCCAGATCCCGGTCGTCACCACCAACATGGGCAAGGGCGGGATTGGGGAGGACCATCCCCTGTCGCTCGGCGTCGCCGCCAACGTCACGGGCGAGAACGGGCCGGCCCATTTCCATATCCCGCTGATCGCGGGGGCGGATGTCGTGCTGTTCGTCGGTTCGCGCACGAATGAGAACGGCACCGATGGCTGGACCCTCACGTCGCCCGAGGCGACCTACATCCACATCGACGTCGATAGCCTGGAAGTGGGACGCAATTACGAGGCGATCCGCCTCGTCGGCGATGCCCTGCTGGCGCTTCAAGACGTGTCGGACGGGCTCGCACGGGCCGATCTGTCGCAGCGCACCGCCGGGGCCGCGTCGCTGCTGACCACGATCTCCGAGGGGCGCCGCCGACATAAGGAAGTGATGGCACCGATCTTCCGGTCGGATCAAACGCCGATCCTGCCCCAGCGCATGCTCGCCGAACTCGATGCGCTGCTCACCGCCGACGATATCGTTGTGGCGGACGCGAGCTATGCCTCGATCTGGGTGTCGAGCTACCTCACCGCCAAGCGGACCGGGCAGCGCTTCCTCCTGCCGCGCGGCATGGCGGGGCTTGGCTGGGGCATGCCGCTCGGCATGGGGGCCAAGCTGGCCTCGCCGGCATCGCGGGTCGTGGCGATCGTGGGCGACGGCGGCTTCGCCCATGTCTGGTCGGAGATCGAGACGGCGGTTCGGGAGAATATCCCGGTCGTCGTCATCCTGCTGAACAACGGGCTGCTGGGCTATCAGCGCCACGCCGAGAACCTCTTCTACGGCAAGACCTCGTCGGCGATCGCCTTCGCGCCGGTGGACCATGCGGCCGTCGCCCGCGCGGCCGGTGCGCTCGGTGTCAGGATCGAGGATCCCGCCGATCTGCGCGGCGCGCTCGAGGCGGCGCTCGCCGCCGATACGCTGACGGTACTCGATGTGATCGTCGATGCCGACGCTTATGCGCCCTCGAAATTGTGGGACGGCAACGCCGCGAAGATGAACCTGAAATAACCCTGCCCACGATCCCGGCCGGCTGCAAAACATAAGATGTGCGGAGCGGAACTGACCATGGCGAACATGCGCGACTTCGTGATGACGATCGACGGGCGATCCGTCACGACCGACGGGCGGCTGCCCGTCGTCAATCCGGCGACCGAGGAGGTTTTCGCGCATGCGCCGCACGGTTCGCCCGGCGATGTCGACGCAGCGGTCGCGGCGGCCAAGGCGGCCTTTCCCGCCTGGGCCGCGCTGCCGCTGGCGGAGCGGCAGCGCTATCTGCGCGCGATCGGGGATTGCATCGCCGAACATCGCGACGAACTCATCGAAATCCTGATCCACGAACAGGGCAAGCCGCGCGGCAATGCCAGCGGCGAGGTGGATGGCTCGATCTACTGGTGTCACGCCTTGTCGGAGCAGGATATCCCGGTCCAGGTGATCGAGGACAGCGCCGAACGGTCGGTCGAAGTCCATCATCTTCCGCTAGGTGTCGTGGCGGCAATATCGGCGTGGAATTATCCGCTGATGATCGTGGCGTTCAAGATCGCCCCCGCGCTGCTCGCCGGCAATACGCTGGTCGTCAAACCTTCGCCCTTCACCCCCTTGGCCACGCTCCGGCTGGGGGAGTTGCTCCAGCCGATCCTCCCGCCCGGCGTCGTGAATGTCGTGTCCGGCGAAGATGATATCGGCCCGGCACTCACATCGCATCCCGATGTCGCCAAGATATCCTTCACAGGATCGACCGCCACCGGACGCAAGATCATGCAGAGCGCTTCGGCCACGTTGAAGCGATTGACACTGGAGCTGG carries:
- a CDS encoding TonB-dependent receptor, translating into MKNRISLWLCSTAGATLLAAPALAQTSATPAAPANGELPVQEIVVTAQKRSESLRNVPASVTALGGVALESSAVLSVNDALRAVPGITSYNSFQGGMTKFSVRGVSSNPSLFNGSSVVGYYLDEIPFAFARFPVSPDANAYDMERVEILRGPQGTLYGSSALNGVVRVLTRDANLNEFQLKARGSASSTRYGGDNLRGDVAVNIPIVPGRLAVRAVGGYSDYAGWIDLPIPGIKNVNDSKTKNLRLKANAEPVDNLNVEGLIWINRNDIGSSNNSRDDKTWLARFRQPASTDFDAYGLTVSYDFPTFSLLSATSHIKFKNSSIIDAPVGGARHLTELGARLWSQEVRAVSSNDGPWGWSIGGIYRDAQDNQRQNFDTLFSGLTLDFDYGSKSYAVFGEISRKFLDDRLTVTGGLRYFKDKTSYHETSYWVAGPLLPDRRENFDAVTPRAVIAFRPNTALSLYASYSQGFRSGFSQNGQVLRITNAAQSVRPDRLHNYEIGAKGRLADGLFEFDTALYYIDWKDTVQVLNVIVQTPAGQFGVNQAINSGSASGLGADLAVTVRPARGFDFGGTISVNNLEFDQDIISGTAVLFRKSSRLPESAKMTATAQAGYAFAVSEDFRLRLSTALTHMSKIYNTSGFTLLYGNNTTKVDTEIKLTSTKGWNVSLFADNITDDYGRVRRVGPQPVNDYADRLRPRTIGVQFELEI
- a CDS encoding acetolactate synthase catalytic subunit yields the protein MKVSDVVAAALQRHGISLFFGQSNPISFSISAEEAGMRQIFYRTENAGGVMADGYSRITRKISVLVAQNGPAATLAVAPMSEALTASLPMLVLVQEVPASLRDRNAFQELDHFALFAGVSKWVRRLDDPARADDYVDLAITVANSGRPGPVVLLLPRDVLDMEAKPARFARSRSSGTFPLDRTRPDPESVRAAVDALATARSPLIVAGGGVHLSGAAQELQRLAEIGQIPVVTTNMGKGGIGEDHPLSLGVAANVTGENGPAHFHIPLIAGADVVLFVGSRTNENGTDGWTLTSPEATYIHIDVDSLEVGRNYEAIRLVGDALLALQDVSDGLARADLSQRTAGAASLLTTISEGRRRHKEVMAPIFRSDQTPILPQRMLAELDALLTADDIVVADASYASIWVSSYLTAKRTGQRFLLPRGMAGLGWGMPLGMGAKLASPASRVVAIVGDGGFAHVWSEIETAVRENIPVVVILLNNGLLGYQRHAENLFYGKTSSAIAFAPVDHAAVARAAGALGVRIEDPADLRGALEAALAADTLTVLDVIVDADAYAPSKLWDGNAAKMNLK
- a CDS encoding aldehyde dehydrogenase family protein produces the protein MANMRDFVMTIDGRSVTTDGRLPVVNPATEEVFAHAPHGSPGDVDAAVAAAKAAFPAWAALPLAERQRYLRAIGDCIAEHRDELIEILIHEQGKPRGNASGEVDGSIYWCHALSEQDIPVQVIEDSAERSVEVHHLPLGVVAAISAWNYPLMIVAFKIAPALLAGNTLVVKPSPFTPLATLRLGELLQPILPPGVVNVVSGEDDIGPALTSHPDVAKISFTGSTATGRKIMQSASATLKRLTLELGGNDAAIVLPDVDIGKTVEALFWGAFQNSGQLCVAAKRIYVHADIYDAFLAAFVAFADGVPLGSGVDPAVKLGPVQNRMQYDKVRGLIASSREAGHRFALGGEERHGPGFFVPVTVIDNPPDDAAVVTEEAFGPVVPFLKFADVDEAIARANDSPFGLAASIWTKDWELARGIAGRLETGTVWINEIHSMSPDRVFAGRKQSGLGAEHGLAGLLEFTSPQAVVINKAA